In a single window of the Fusarium falciforme chromosome 3, complete sequence genome:
- a CDS encoding C2H2-type domain-containing protein encodes MIDHAIRLSGDDAQNFLETQPSEAPTTRFTCDCGKSYMRKEHLRRHQSTHDGEPHKCHICGQVYWRK; translated from the exons ATGATTGATCATGCAA TTAGACTCAGCGGAGACGATGCACAGAACTTCTTGGAGACCCAGCCGTCCGAAGCTCCTACCACTCGCTTCACTTGTGACTGCGGTAAGAGCTACATGCGCAAAGAGCATCTCCGACGTCACCAATCCACTCATGACGGAGAACCACACAAGTGTCACATATGTGGGCAGGTTTATTGGCGCAAGTGA
- a CDS encoding PKS-ER domain-containing protein, with protein MKALVVTPQNKLVSIQDIPTPEPGPSEILIRVSTVALNRVDWLYTANPVAAQDRRVVGSDFAGVITKVGTDVEKLDDPRTQVGTRVAGFVQGACSVNERPGAFAQYVCVEWDLAWHVPECMTLEEAASVSMCGLTAAQGVFSRLQIPCPFAETEGFGRLGLRPGDEVNFLIYGATASLGLFAAQMVRLSEQFSGTKIRLIGVASASKHDLLREKPYKFDVLVDYHDTDWPEQVRKLTEASGGVHYAIDAVSVSPTVEQVDSILASDGRFAVYRSPALGKFDINKLQHNPMIGAVWEGLGVEIGYQGASIPANPEARRFAAEFFAYLGSEASQGKAKLAGNPIRQMPGGLDKIADGLALVSPNKIPGVRPISAEKAVYTIV; from the exons ATGAAGGCTCTGGTCGTAACGCCGCAAAATAAGCTTGTTTCCATCCAAGACATACCAACCCCAGAACCAGGTCCATCAGAGATCTTGATTCGGGTCAGCACTGTTGCCTTAAACCGAGTTGACTGGCTGTATACGGCGAACCCTGTCGCTGCTCAGGATCGCCGTGTAGTTGGGAGTGACTTTGCGGGTGTGATCACGAAAGTCGGCACAGATGTCGAGAAACTAGATGATCCCCGTACCCAAGTCGGCACGCGTGTTGCAGGTTTTGTTCAAGGCG CCTGTTCTGTCAACGAGCGACCAGGTGCATTTGCGCAATACGTCTGCGTTGAATGGGATCTGGCGTGGCATGTTCCTGAATGCATGACCCTCGAAGAAGCCGCTAGCGTCAGCATGTGCGGCCTCACTGCAGCTCAAGGAGTCTTCAGCAGGCTTCAAATTCCGTGTCCCTTTGCTGAGACAGAAGGCTTCGGTAGGCTCGGGCTGAGACCTGGGGACGAAGTCAATTTTCTCATTTACGGAGCGACCGCGTCTCTGGGCCTTTTTGCGGCACAGATGGTCCGATTGAGCGAGCAGTTCTCAGGCACAAAGATCCGTCTCATTGGGGTGGCCAGCGCATCCAAGCACGACTTGCTGCGAGAGAAACCCTACAAATTCGATGTTCTGGTTGACTACCACGACACTGATTGGCCCGAGCAAGTCCGAAAATTGACGGAAGCATCCGGAGGTGTTCATTACGCCATCGATGCCGTCTCTGTTTCGCCGACTGTCGAGCAAGTCGATTCGATTCTGGCTTCTGACGGCCGTTTTGCAGTCTATCGAAGTCCGGCTCTCGGGAAGTTCGACATCAACAAGCTGCAGCACAATCCCATGATTGGTGCTGTGTGGGAGGGTTTGGGCGTGGAGATTGGTTATCAAG GTGCCAGCATTCCCGCAAACCCAGAAGCACGTAGATTTGCTGCTGAGTTTTTCGCGTATCTTGGTTCGGAAGCCTCGCAAGGAAAAGCGAAGTTGGCAGGAAACCCAATCCGCCAGATGCCTGGTGGCCTCGACAAGATTGCTGATGGTCTTGCGCTCGTATCCCCAAACAAGATACCTGGGGTTCGCCCGATCAGTGCGGAAAAGGCTGTCTACACTATTGTGTAA
- a CDS encoding NAD(P)-bd-dom domain-containing protein, with the protein MASQYAKDQPEGFVNAIKHVAIVGATGQIGKVFTEHLLKSPGNQTVTALTRKGSNTTVPDGVKLAHVDYDDEATLIEALKGRDFLVITMALTAPPDTHSKIVRAAGKAGVPYIVPNAYGVDFYANPKLQEDIEALKYIYASVKEIEELGCQWLAITPNFWYEYSLGVGPFTYGFDFSNKSITFYDDGKTRVNTTTWPQTGRALVSLVNLKKLPEDENDKSTTLAQFANKPVYIKSFTLNQRELLDSVNELLGQTDKDWSISYQPATERFQQGLDELSKGVGTGFLKALYARSFYPTGEGVFETHNGLLGLPDESLHEATLASHNWAIAQIKKVDE; encoded by the exons ATGGCATCCCAATACGCCAAGGACCAGCCTGAAGGCTTTGTCAATGCCATCAAGCATGTGGCTATTGTTGGC GCCACAGGACAGATAGGCAAGGTGTTCACTGAACATCTCCTCAAGTCGCCTGGAAATCAGACAGTCACCGCCCTTACACGTAAAGGCAGTAACACCACCGTGCCGGATGGCGTGAAGCTTGCTCATGTCGACTATGACGACGAGGCTACGCTGATCGAAGCCTTGAAAGGCCGAGACTTCTTGGTCATCACCATGGCCCTTACTGCACCTCCAGACACCCATAGCAAAATCGTCAGGGCAGCCGGAAAGGCAGGAGTTCCTTACATCGTGCCCAACGCCTATGGTGTAGACTTCTATGCCAACCCAAAGCTGCAAGAAGACATTGAAGCGCTCAAGTACATCTACGCCAGCGTCAAGGAAATTGAAGAACTTGGCTGCCAGTGGCTTGCTATCACACCCAACTTCTGGTACGAATACAGCCTCGGTGTTGGACCTTTCACATACGGCTTCGATTTCTCGAACAAATCCATCACCTTCTATGATGACGGCAAGACTCGCGTCAACACGACTACTTGGCCTCAGACTGGACGTGCATTGGTCTCGTTGGtcaacctcaagaagctcccgGAGGATGAAAACGACAAGTCCACCACTCTAGCGCAATTCGCTAACAAACCTGTCTACATCAAGAGCTTCACTCTTAACCAACGGGAGCTACTCGATAGTGTCAACGAGCTGCTGGGCCAGACTGACAAGGACTGGAGTATTTCCTATCAGCCTGCCACTGAGCGTTTCCAACAGGGATTGGACGAACTTTCTAAAGGGGTTGGAACTGGCTTCCTGAAGGCCCTGTACGCTCGCTCGTTCTACCCCACGGGTGAAGGTGTGTTTGAAACCCACAACGGCCTTCTTGGTTTGCCGGATGAGAGTCTGCATGAAGCTACGCTGGCTTCTCATAACTGGGCTATTGCACAAATCAAGAAGGTCGATGAATAA
- a CDS encoding uncharacterized protein (Related to nicotinamide mononucleotide permease), whose protein sequence is MSNIPKEEPCLHLENDTEAPMANVEAPLPFSPEAEKRLVRKLDRTILPWVMLLYLLSYIDRSNMGNARNIGLEEDIGLSSVQYQIASASFYIGTVLFGTIGGLMLKVVKPSTWLGICAVGWGAVSTLQATCTNPGGLIAVRFFLGVFEASFAPGCALYLSFWYLKSELSLRIAAYAGMSALSGVLSGIIAYGVGRANDMAITSWQALFIVEGIPTVAVGVVTFWMLPRRPESGKSFWFTEKEHQIILSRRSRFTKNADTGISMAQVKAAFLDYRLYLFCIMYSGLSMSLAVAAVFLPTIVKDLGYHSVYANLMTAPIYAVAYVTLLVTATLSDKFRVRGIPITIGGLIAGVGYICLGLLKDDTARYITCFLAVTGTYMAFPIVLTWITSTFAGDTKAGVGLGIVIAVTHAVGVAASNIYPKSDAPYYLMGNAVSSALVFLTALSAVSMSVMLYRENRRRDRRFGRPEVGVSIDMGGDADKAQDYRYEI, encoded by the exons ATGTCAAACATTCCAAAGGAGGAGCCATGCCTCCATCTGGAGAACGACACAGAGGCGCCGATGGCAAACGTCGAAGCTCCATTGCCCTTCAGCcccgaggctgagaagcgACTCGTCCGAAAGCTCGACAGAACCATTCTCCCGTGGGTAATGCTCCTCTACCTCCTCTCCTATATCGACAGGAGCAATATGGGCAACGCTCGCAATATTGGCCTCGAGGAAGACATCGGCCTTAGCAGCGTCCAGTACCAGATCGCTTCAGCCTCCTTCTACATCGGGACCGTTCTTTTTGGAACTATCGGAGGTCTAATGCTTAAAGTCGTCAAGCCCTCCACATGGCTAGGCATATGTGCTGTTGGCTGGGGAGCTGTGAGCACCCTGCAAGCTACATGTACCAATCCCGGTGGACTTATCGCAGTGCGCTTCTTTCTTGGCGTTTTCGAAGCGTCCTTTGCTCCCGGATGTGCTCTTTATCTCAGCTTCTGGTACCTCAAGTCAGAGCTATCACTGCGGATCGCAGCCTACGCCGGCATGAGCGCACTGAGCGGCGTCCTGTCGGGTATTATTGCCTACGGTGTTGGGCGCGCCAATGACATGGCTATCACTTCCTGGCAAGCCCTGTTTATTGTCGAGGGTATCCCCACCGTTGCTGTCGGAGTTGTTACCTTTTGGATgcttcctcgtcggccaGAGTCTGGGAAGTCTTTCTGGTTCACTGAAAAGGAGCATCAGATCATTCTGAGTCGACGAAGCCGATTCACCAAGAACGCGGATACGGGCATCAGCATGGCTCAAGTCAAGGC AGCCTTCCTCGACTACCGCCTCTACCTCTTCTGCATTATGTATTCAGGACTTTCCATGTCCCTTGCGGTCGCCGCCGTCTTCCTACCTACAATTGTCAAAGACTTGGGCTATCACTCTGTGTATGCGAACCTGATGACAGCTCCCATCTACGCTGTCGCTTACGTCACTTTGCTCGTGACAGCGACATTGTCCGACAAATTTCGGGTCAGAGGTATTCCGATTACCATTGGAGGCTTGATTGCTGGTGTTGGGTATATCTGCCTTGGACTCTTGAAAGACGACACGGCGCGATATATAACATGTTTCCTCGCAGTCACC GGAACTTACATGGCCTTCCCTATTGTCCTTACCTGGATTACTTCGACCTTCGCCGGAGACACTAAGGCGGGCGTCGGCCTTGGTATTGTTATCGCTGTAACGCATGCTGTTGGGGTTGCTGCGTCCAACATCTACCCCAAATCTGACGCGCCATATTATCTGATGGGCAATGCTGTGTCAAGTGCTCTTGTGTTTCTGACGGCCTTGAGCGCTGTGAGCATGAGCGTAATGCTGTACCGAGAGAATCGTAGGCGCGATCGGCGGTTTGGCAGGCCTGAAGTCGGGGTATCTATCGATATGGGAGGTGATGCGGACAAGGCTCAGGATTATCGCTATGAGATTTAA
- a CDS encoding SGL domain-containing protein, with amino-acid sequence MNWFAPPPVLEPKLLTALPSRFRTLGLSEHSTNQKRGRPLDSFLEGPLVRGNTLYLTDIPYGRIFAVDLTTKEWKLLIQYDGEPNGLAWHEQRQQVLIADFKQGILALDPDTNTLTTVMNRFNGERLKGPNDLIVARDGSIIFTDQGMSGLQDPTGRVYRIGSNFNMGTGDNRVEVLLRNCPSPNGLVLDADEKNLFVAMTRDNSVWLAPLYADSSVQRTGRFSNYFGVGGPDGLLTDVEGNLFVAHSTLGTVFVHHKDGTPRAIITTKEFGSGTTNLTWGRDNKTLYIVESGSGTILTLDWYFRGTM; translated from the coding sequence ATGAATTGGTTCGCTCCACCTCCAGTTTTAGAGCCAAAGCTCTTGACCGCACTCCCGTCCAGATTTCGAACGCTCGGCCTTTCAGAGCACTCAACAAACCAGAAACGTGGGCGGCCTCTAGACAGCTTTCTCGAAGGTCCTCTTGTTAGGGGAAACACGTTGTATCTAACCGACATTCCCTACGGTCGAATCTTCGCCGTCGATCTCACAACCAAAGAATGGAAGCTATTGATTCAATACGACGGCGAACCAAACGGCCTAGCATGGCATGAGCAACGACAGCAAGTTCTCATTGCCGACTTCAAGCAGGGTATCCTTGCGCTCGACCCTGATACCAACACCTTGACCACCGTTATGAACCGTTTCAACGGTGAGCGGCTTAAGGGGCCCAACGACTTGATCGTCGCCCGTGACGGCAGCATCATCTTTACAGATCAGGGCATGAGCGGACTTCAAGATCCAACCGGGCGTGTGTATCGTATCGGTTCAAACTTCAATATGGGCACCGGCGACAACCGTGTCGAGGTACTACTTCGCAACTGCCCATCACCCAACGGGCTGGTTCTCGATGCCGACGAGAAGAATCTCTTTGTTGCCATGACGAGGGACAACAGCGTCTGGCTCGCACCACTATATGCAGATAGCAGTGTGCAGCGAACAGGGCGGTTCTCCAACTACTTTGGCGTCGGTGGGCCAGACGGTTTGTTGACAGATGTAGAGGGGAATCTCTTCGTCGCTCATTCCACGTTGGGTACCGTGTTCGTGCATCATAAAGACGGCACACCGAGGGCAATCATTACCACAAAAGAGTTCGGCTCAGGAACCACGAATCTGACTTGGGGAAGAGATAATAAAACACTTTACATTGTCGAGAGTGGCTCCGGTACTATCCTGACTTTAGATTGGTACTTTAGAGGGACTATGTAA